The following proteins come from a genomic window of Anguilla rostrata isolate EN2019 chromosome 17, ASM1855537v3, whole genome shotgun sequence:
- the atp2a1 gene encoding sarcoplasmic/endoplasmic reticulum calcium ATPase 1 isoform X2: protein MENAHTKEPAECLAHFSVSEATGLTPDQFQKNLEKFGYNELPAEEGKSIWELVAEQFEDLLVRILLLAACISFVLAWFEEGEETVTAFVEPFVILLILIANAVVGVWQERNAEDAIEALKEYEPEMGKVYRADRKSVQRIKAREIVPGDVVEVSVGDKVPADIRITAIRSTTLRVDQSILTGESVSVIKHTEAVPDPRAVNQDKKNMLFSGTNIAAGRAIGVAVATGVATEIGKIRDQMAATEQEKTPLQQKLDEFGEQLSKVISLICVAVWMINIGHFNDPVHGGSWIRGAVYYFKIAVALAVAAIPEGLPAVITTCLALGTRRMAKKNAIVRSLPSVETLGCTSVICSDKTGTLTTNQMCVTKMFVIEKVEDENVVLDEFNISGSKYTPEGEVSKGSALVQCSQYDGLVELATICALCNDSSLDFNESKGIYEKVGEATETALCCLVEKMNVFGTEVRGLSKVERANTCCSVIKQLMKKEFTLEFSRDRKSMSVYCSPAKASKAPVGNKMFVKGAPEGVIDRCAYVRVGTTRVPLTGPVKDKIMTIIKEWGTGRDTLRCLALATRDNPLKPEEMNLEDSTKFADYETDLTFVGCVGMLDPPRKEVVGSIELCRAAGIRVIMITGDNKGTAVAICRRIGIFGEDEDVTGRAFTGREFDDLPIEAQRDAVRKACCYARVEPSHKSKIVEFLQSFDEITAMTGDGVNDAPALKKAEIGIAMGSGTAVAKSASEMVLADDNFSSIVAAVEEGRAIYNNMKQFIRYLISSNVGEVVCIFLTAALGLPEALIPVQLLWVNLVTDGLPATALGFNPPDLDIMGKAPRSPKEPLISGWLFFRYMAIGGYVGAATVAAAAWWFLYADDGPAVSYYQLSHFMQCHDENEDFAGIECEVFEASPPMTMALSVLVTIEMCNALNSLSENQSLVRMPPWSNGWLVGAMTLSMSLHFMIIYVDPLPMVFKLTHLNLEQWIVVLKLSFPVILIDEVLKFVARNYLEA from the exons ATGGAGAACGCGCACACCAAAGAGCCGGCAGAATGCCTGGCCCACTTCTCCGTGAGCGAAGCCACAGGCCTCACGCCCGACCAGTTCCAGAAGAACCTGGAGAAGTTCGGCTACAACg AGCTCCCCGCTGAGGAGG GTAAATCCATCTGGGAGTTGGTTGCTGAACAGTTTGAGGATCTGTTGGTCAGAATTCTGCTGCTGGCTGCCTGCATCTCTTTT GTCCTGGCTTGGTTTGAGGAAGGTGAGGAGACCGTCACCGCCTTCGTGGAGCCCTTCGTTATCCTCCTTATCCTAATCGCTAATGCCGTGGTGGGAGTGTGGCAG GAGCGCAATGCGGAGGACGCCATCGAGGCTCTGAAGGAGTACGAGCCGGAGATGGGCAAGGTCTACCGCGCCGACAGGAAAAGCGTCCAGAGGATCAAGGCCAGGGAGATCGTGCCCGGAGACGTCGTGGAGGTGTCTG TTGGTGACAAAGTCCCCGCTGACATCAGGATCACTGCCATTCGCTCCACAACCCTGCGTGTTGACCAGTCCATCCTTACCG gtgagtctgtgagtgtgatcAAACACACTGAAGCTGTGCCAGACCCCAGAGCAGTCAACCAGGACAAGAAGAACATGCTTTTCTCT gGCACCAACATTGCCGCCGGCAGGGCTATcggcgtcgccgtggcgaccggCGTCGCCACCGAGATCGGCAAGATCCGCGACCAAATGGCCGCGACCGAGCAGGAGAAGACCCCCCTGCAGCAGAAGCTGGACGAGTTCGGCGAGCAGCTGTCCAAGGTCATCTCCCTCATCTGCGTCGCCGTGTGGATGATCAACATCGGCCACTTCAACGACCCCGTCCACGGCGGCTCCTGGATCCGCGGCGCCGTCTACTACTTCAAGATCGCCGTGGCCCTGGCTGTGGCTGCCATTCCTGAAG GTCTGCCCGCCGTCATCACCACCTGCCTGGCTCTGGGCACCCGTCGCATGGCCAAGAAGAACGCCATCGTCAGGAGCCTCCCCTCCGTGGAGACCCTGGGCTGCACCTCCGTCATCTGCTCTGACAAGACCGGCACCCTCACCACCAACCAGATGTGTGTGACCAAG ATGTTCGTCATTGAGAAGGTGGAAGATGAGAATGTTGTCCTGGATGAGTTCAACATCTCTGGCTCCAAGTACACCCCTGAGGGGGAAGT ctctaaGGGTAGTGCTCTGGTGCAGTGCAGCCAGTACGATGGTCTGGTTGAGTTGGCCACTATCTGTGCCCTGTGTAACGACTCCTCTCTTGACTTCAATGAG tCTAAAGGTATCTATGAGAAGGTGGGTGAGGCCACAGAGACCGCCCTGTGCTGTCTGGTGGAGAAGATGAACGTGTTCGGCACGGAGGTGCGCGGTCTCTCCAAGGTCGAGAGGGCAAACACCTGCTGCTCA GTCATCAAGCAGCTGATGAAGAAGGAATTCACCCTGGAGTTCTCTCGTGACAGGAAGTCCATGTCCGTCTACTGCTCGCCTGCCAAGGCATCAAAGGCCCCCGTTGGCAACAAGATGTTCGTCAAG GGCGCCCCAGAaggtgtgattgacaggtgcgCCTACGTGCGCGTGGGCACCACCCGTGTGCCGCTGACCGGCCCCGTCAAGGACAAGATCATGACCATCATCAAGGAGTGGGGAACCGGCAGGGACACCCTCCGCTGCCTGGCCCTGGCCACCCGCGACAACCCGCTCAAACCAGAGGAGATGAACCTGGAGGACTCCACCAAGTTTGCCGATTacgag ACTGATCTGACTTTCGTGGGCTGTGTGGGCATGCTGGACCCTCCCCGTAAGGAAGTCGTGGGCTCCATCGAGCTGTGCAGAGCTGCTGGCATCCGTGTCATCATGATCACAG gtgATAACAAGGGAACGGCTGTGGCCATCTGCCGACGCATCGGGATCTTCGGCGAGGATGAGGATGTGACCGGCCGCGCCTTCACGGGCCGCGAGTTTGACGACCTGCCCATCGAAGCTCAGAGGGATGCCGTGCGCAAGGCCTGCTGCTACGCCCGCGTGGAGCCGTCGCACAAGAGCAAGATCGTGGAGTTCCTGCAGAGCTTCGATGAGATCACAGCCATG ACTGGGGATGGTGTGAACGATGCCCCCGCCCTGAAGAAGGCGGAGATCGGTATCGCCATGGGCTCTGGCACCGCCGTTGCCAAGTCTGCCTCGGAGATGGTCCTGGCTGACGACAACTTCTCTTCTATCGTGGCTGCTGTGGAGGAAGGCAGAGCCATCTACAACAACATGAAGCAGTTCATCCGCTACCTCATCTCCTCCAACGTCGGGGAGGTCGTCTG TATCTTCCTGACGGCTGCCCTGGGTCTGCCCGAGGCGCTGATCCCCGTGCAGCTGCTGTGGGTGAACCTGGTCACGGACGGCCTGCCCGCCACCGCCCTGGGCTTCAACCCCCCCGACCTGGACATCATGGGCAaggccccccgctcccccaagGAGCCTCTCATCTCCGGCTGGCTCTTCTTCAGATACATGGCCATCGGAG GCTATGTGGGCGCTGCCACTGTCGCTGCTGCCGCTTGGTGGTTCCTGTACGCTGATGACGGTCCCGCGGTCTCCTACTACCAGCTG TCCCACTTCATGCAGTGCCACGATGAGAACGAGGATTTCGCCGGCATCGAATGTGAAGTGTTTGAGGCTTCTCCACCCATGACCATGGCTCTGTCCGTGCTGGTCACCATCGAGATGTGCAACGCCCTCAACAG CCTGTCTGAGAACCAGTCTCTGGTGCGCATGCCTCCATGGAGCAATGGCTGGCTGGTGGGCGCCATGACTCTCTCTATGTCCCTCCACTTCATGATCATCTACGTGGACCCCCTGCCC ATGGTCTTCAAACTGACTCACTTGAACCTGGAACAGTGGATTGTGGTGCTGAAGCTGTCCTTCCCTGTCATCCTGATTGACGAGGTGCTGAAGTTCGTCGCCCGCAACTACTTGGAGG CCTAA
- the atp2a1 gene encoding sarcoplasmic/endoplasmic reticulum calcium ATPase 1 isoform X1 → MENAHTKEPAECLAHFSVSEATGLTPDQFQKNLEKFGYNELPAEEGKSIWELVAEQFEDLLVRILLLAACISFVLAWFEEGEETVTAFVEPFVILLILIANAVVGVWQERNAEDAIEALKEYEPEMGKVYRADRKSVQRIKAREIVPGDVVEVSVGDKVPADIRITAIRSTTLRVDQSILTGESVSVIKHTEAVPDPRAVNQDKKNMLFSGTNIAAGRAIGVAVATGVATEIGKIRDQMAATEQEKTPLQQKLDEFGEQLSKVISLICVAVWMINIGHFNDPVHGGSWIRGAVYYFKIAVALAVAAIPEGLPAVITTCLALGTRRMAKKNAIVRSLPSVETLGCTSVICSDKTGTLTTNQMCVTKMFVIEKVEDENVVLDEFNISGSKYTPEGEVSKGSALVQCSQYDGLVELATICALCNDSSLDFNESKGIYEKVGEATETALCCLVEKMNVFGTEVRGLSKVERANTCCSVIKQLMKKEFTLEFSRDRKSMSVYCSPAKASKAPVGNKMFVKGAPEGVIDRCAYVRVGTTRVPLTGPVKDKIMTIIKEWGTGRDTLRCLALATRDNPLKPEEMNLEDSTKFADYETDLTFVGCVGMLDPPRKEVVGSIELCRAAGIRVIMITGDNKGTAVAICRRIGIFGEDEDVTGRAFTGREFDDLPIEAQRDAVRKACCYARVEPSHKSKIVEFLQSFDEITAMTGDGVNDAPALKKAEIGIAMGSGTAVAKSASEMVLADDNFSSIVAAVEEGRAIYNNMKQFIRYLISSNVGEVVCIFLTAALGLPEALIPVQLLWVNLVTDGLPATALGFNPPDLDIMGKAPRSPKEPLISGWLFFRYMAIGGYVGAATVAAAAWWFLYADDGPAVSYYQLSHFMQCHDENEDFAGIECEVFEASPPMTMALSVLVTIEMCNALNSLSENQSLVRMPPWSNGWLVGAMTLSMSLHFMIIYVDPLPMVFKLTHLNLEQWIVVLKLSFPVILIDEVLKFVARNYLEEKDENLVSKKWD, encoded by the exons ATGGAGAACGCGCACACCAAAGAGCCGGCAGAATGCCTGGCCCACTTCTCCGTGAGCGAAGCCACAGGCCTCACGCCCGACCAGTTCCAGAAGAACCTGGAGAAGTTCGGCTACAACg AGCTCCCCGCTGAGGAGG GTAAATCCATCTGGGAGTTGGTTGCTGAACAGTTTGAGGATCTGTTGGTCAGAATTCTGCTGCTGGCTGCCTGCATCTCTTTT GTCCTGGCTTGGTTTGAGGAAGGTGAGGAGACCGTCACCGCCTTCGTGGAGCCCTTCGTTATCCTCCTTATCCTAATCGCTAATGCCGTGGTGGGAGTGTGGCAG GAGCGCAATGCGGAGGACGCCATCGAGGCTCTGAAGGAGTACGAGCCGGAGATGGGCAAGGTCTACCGCGCCGACAGGAAAAGCGTCCAGAGGATCAAGGCCAGGGAGATCGTGCCCGGAGACGTCGTGGAGGTGTCTG TTGGTGACAAAGTCCCCGCTGACATCAGGATCACTGCCATTCGCTCCACAACCCTGCGTGTTGACCAGTCCATCCTTACCG gtgagtctgtgagtgtgatcAAACACACTGAAGCTGTGCCAGACCCCAGAGCAGTCAACCAGGACAAGAAGAACATGCTTTTCTCT gGCACCAACATTGCCGCCGGCAGGGCTATcggcgtcgccgtggcgaccggCGTCGCCACCGAGATCGGCAAGATCCGCGACCAAATGGCCGCGACCGAGCAGGAGAAGACCCCCCTGCAGCAGAAGCTGGACGAGTTCGGCGAGCAGCTGTCCAAGGTCATCTCCCTCATCTGCGTCGCCGTGTGGATGATCAACATCGGCCACTTCAACGACCCCGTCCACGGCGGCTCCTGGATCCGCGGCGCCGTCTACTACTTCAAGATCGCCGTGGCCCTGGCTGTGGCTGCCATTCCTGAAG GTCTGCCCGCCGTCATCACCACCTGCCTGGCTCTGGGCACCCGTCGCATGGCCAAGAAGAACGCCATCGTCAGGAGCCTCCCCTCCGTGGAGACCCTGGGCTGCACCTCCGTCATCTGCTCTGACAAGACCGGCACCCTCACCACCAACCAGATGTGTGTGACCAAG ATGTTCGTCATTGAGAAGGTGGAAGATGAGAATGTTGTCCTGGATGAGTTCAACATCTCTGGCTCCAAGTACACCCCTGAGGGGGAAGT ctctaaGGGTAGTGCTCTGGTGCAGTGCAGCCAGTACGATGGTCTGGTTGAGTTGGCCACTATCTGTGCCCTGTGTAACGACTCCTCTCTTGACTTCAATGAG tCTAAAGGTATCTATGAGAAGGTGGGTGAGGCCACAGAGACCGCCCTGTGCTGTCTGGTGGAGAAGATGAACGTGTTCGGCACGGAGGTGCGCGGTCTCTCCAAGGTCGAGAGGGCAAACACCTGCTGCTCA GTCATCAAGCAGCTGATGAAGAAGGAATTCACCCTGGAGTTCTCTCGTGACAGGAAGTCCATGTCCGTCTACTGCTCGCCTGCCAAGGCATCAAAGGCCCCCGTTGGCAACAAGATGTTCGTCAAG GGCGCCCCAGAaggtgtgattgacaggtgcgCCTACGTGCGCGTGGGCACCACCCGTGTGCCGCTGACCGGCCCCGTCAAGGACAAGATCATGACCATCATCAAGGAGTGGGGAACCGGCAGGGACACCCTCCGCTGCCTGGCCCTGGCCACCCGCGACAACCCGCTCAAACCAGAGGAGATGAACCTGGAGGACTCCACCAAGTTTGCCGATTacgag ACTGATCTGACTTTCGTGGGCTGTGTGGGCATGCTGGACCCTCCCCGTAAGGAAGTCGTGGGCTCCATCGAGCTGTGCAGAGCTGCTGGCATCCGTGTCATCATGATCACAG gtgATAACAAGGGAACGGCTGTGGCCATCTGCCGACGCATCGGGATCTTCGGCGAGGATGAGGATGTGACCGGCCGCGCCTTCACGGGCCGCGAGTTTGACGACCTGCCCATCGAAGCTCAGAGGGATGCCGTGCGCAAGGCCTGCTGCTACGCCCGCGTGGAGCCGTCGCACAAGAGCAAGATCGTGGAGTTCCTGCAGAGCTTCGATGAGATCACAGCCATG ACTGGGGATGGTGTGAACGATGCCCCCGCCCTGAAGAAGGCGGAGATCGGTATCGCCATGGGCTCTGGCACCGCCGTTGCCAAGTCTGCCTCGGAGATGGTCCTGGCTGACGACAACTTCTCTTCTATCGTGGCTGCTGTGGAGGAAGGCAGAGCCATCTACAACAACATGAAGCAGTTCATCCGCTACCTCATCTCCTCCAACGTCGGGGAGGTCGTCTG TATCTTCCTGACGGCTGCCCTGGGTCTGCCCGAGGCGCTGATCCCCGTGCAGCTGCTGTGGGTGAACCTGGTCACGGACGGCCTGCCCGCCACCGCCCTGGGCTTCAACCCCCCCGACCTGGACATCATGGGCAaggccccccgctcccccaagGAGCCTCTCATCTCCGGCTGGCTCTTCTTCAGATACATGGCCATCGGAG GCTATGTGGGCGCTGCCACTGTCGCTGCTGCCGCTTGGTGGTTCCTGTACGCTGATGACGGTCCCGCGGTCTCCTACTACCAGCTG TCCCACTTCATGCAGTGCCACGATGAGAACGAGGATTTCGCCGGCATCGAATGTGAAGTGTTTGAGGCTTCTCCACCCATGACCATGGCTCTGTCCGTGCTGGTCACCATCGAGATGTGCAACGCCCTCAACAG CCTGTCTGAGAACCAGTCTCTGGTGCGCATGCCTCCATGGAGCAATGGCTGGCTGGTGGGCGCCATGACTCTCTCTATGTCCCTCCACTTCATGATCATCTACGTGGACCCCCTGCCC ATGGTCTTCAAACTGACTCACTTGAACCTGGAACAGTGGATTGTGGTGCTGAAGCTGTCCTTCCCTGTCATCCTGATTGACGAGGTGCTGAAGTTCGTCGCCCGCAACTACTTGGAGG AGAAAGATGAGAATCTAGTGTCGAAGAAATGGGACtga
- the atp2a1 gene encoding sarcoplasmic/endoplasmic reticulum calcium ATPase 1 isoform X3: MGKVYRADRKSVQRIKAREIVPGDVVEVSVGDKVPADIRITAIRSTTLRVDQSILTGESVSVIKHTEAVPDPRAVNQDKKNMLFSGTNIAAGRAIGVAVATGVATEIGKIRDQMAATEQEKTPLQQKLDEFGEQLSKVISLICVAVWMINIGHFNDPVHGGSWIRGAVYYFKIAVALAVAAIPEGLPAVITTCLALGTRRMAKKNAIVRSLPSVETLGCTSVICSDKTGTLTTNQMCVTKMFVIEKVEDENVVLDEFNISGSKYTPEGEVSKGSALVQCSQYDGLVELATICALCNDSSLDFNESKGIYEKVGEATETALCCLVEKMNVFGTEVRGLSKVERANTCCSVIKQLMKKEFTLEFSRDRKSMSVYCSPAKASKAPVGNKMFVKGAPEGVIDRCAYVRVGTTRVPLTGPVKDKIMTIIKEWGTGRDTLRCLALATRDNPLKPEEMNLEDSTKFADYETDLTFVGCVGMLDPPRKEVVGSIELCRAAGIRVIMITGDNKGTAVAICRRIGIFGEDEDVTGRAFTGREFDDLPIEAQRDAVRKACCYARVEPSHKSKIVEFLQSFDEITAMTGDGVNDAPALKKAEIGIAMGSGTAVAKSASEMVLADDNFSSIVAAVEEGRAIYNNMKQFIRYLISSNVGEVVCIFLTAALGLPEALIPVQLLWVNLVTDGLPATALGFNPPDLDIMGKAPRSPKEPLISGWLFFRYMAIGGYVGAATVAAAAWWFLYADDGPAVSYYQLSHFMQCHDENEDFAGIECEVFEASPPMTMALSVLVTIEMCNALNSLSENQSLVRMPPWSNGWLVGAMTLSMSLHFMIIYVDPLPMVFKLTHLNLEQWIVVLKLSFPVILIDEVLKFVARNYLEEKDENLVSKKWD, translated from the exons ATGGGCAAGGTCTACCGCGCCGACAGGAAAAGCGTCCAGAGGATCAAGGCCAGGGAGATCGTGCCCGGAGACGTCGTGGAGGTGTCTG TTGGTGACAAAGTCCCCGCTGACATCAGGATCACTGCCATTCGCTCCACAACCCTGCGTGTTGACCAGTCCATCCTTACCG gtgagtctgtgagtgtgatcAAACACACTGAAGCTGTGCCAGACCCCAGAGCAGTCAACCAGGACAAGAAGAACATGCTTTTCTCT gGCACCAACATTGCCGCCGGCAGGGCTATcggcgtcgccgtggcgaccggCGTCGCCACCGAGATCGGCAAGATCCGCGACCAAATGGCCGCGACCGAGCAGGAGAAGACCCCCCTGCAGCAGAAGCTGGACGAGTTCGGCGAGCAGCTGTCCAAGGTCATCTCCCTCATCTGCGTCGCCGTGTGGATGATCAACATCGGCCACTTCAACGACCCCGTCCACGGCGGCTCCTGGATCCGCGGCGCCGTCTACTACTTCAAGATCGCCGTGGCCCTGGCTGTGGCTGCCATTCCTGAAG GTCTGCCCGCCGTCATCACCACCTGCCTGGCTCTGGGCACCCGTCGCATGGCCAAGAAGAACGCCATCGTCAGGAGCCTCCCCTCCGTGGAGACCCTGGGCTGCACCTCCGTCATCTGCTCTGACAAGACCGGCACCCTCACCACCAACCAGATGTGTGTGACCAAG ATGTTCGTCATTGAGAAGGTGGAAGATGAGAATGTTGTCCTGGATGAGTTCAACATCTCTGGCTCCAAGTACACCCCTGAGGGGGAAGT ctctaaGGGTAGTGCTCTGGTGCAGTGCAGCCAGTACGATGGTCTGGTTGAGTTGGCCACTATCTGTGCCCTGTGTAACGACTCCTCTCTTGACTTCAATGAG tCTAAAGGTATCTATGAGAAGGTGGGTGAGGCCACAGAGACCGCCCTGTGCTGTCTGGTGGAGAAGATGAACGTGTTCGGCACGGAGGTGCGCGGTCTCTCCAAGGTCGAGAGGGCAAACACCTGCTGCTCA GTCATCAAGCAGCTGATGAAGAAGGAATTCACCCTGGAGTTCTCTCGTGACAGGAAGTCCATGTCCGTCTACTGCTCGCCTGCCAAGGCATCAAAGGCCCCCGTTGGCAACAAGATGTTCGTCAAG GGCGCCCCAGAaggtgtgattgacaggtgcgCCTACGTGCGCGTGGGCACCACCCGTGTGCCGCTGACCGGCCCCGTCAAGGACAAGATCATGACCATCATCAAGGAGTGGGGAACCGGCAGGGACACCCTCCGCTGCCTGGCCCTGGCCACCCGCGACAACCCGCTCAAACCAGAGGAGATGAACCTGGAGGACTCCACCAAGTTTGCCGATTacgag ACTGATCTGACTTTCGTGGGCTGTGTGGGCATGCTGGACCCTCCCCGTAAGGAAGTCGTGGGCTCCATCGAGCTGTGCAGAGCTGCTGGCATCCGTGTCATCATGATCACAG gtgATAACAAGGGAACGGCTGTGGCCATCTGCCGACGCATCGGGATCTTCGGCGAGGATGAGGATGTGACCGGCCGCGCCTTCACGGGCCGCGAGTTTGACGACCTGCCCATCGAAGCTCAGAGGGATGCCGTGCGCAAGGCCTGCTGCTACGCCCGCGTGGAGCCGTCGCACAAGAGCAAGATCGTGGAGTTCCTGCAGAGCTTCGATGAGATCACAGCCATG ACTGGGGATGGTGTGAACGATGCCCCCGCCCTGAAGAAGGCGGAGATCGGTATCGCCATGGGCTCTGGCACCGCCGTTGCCAAGTCTGCCTCGGAGATGGTCCTGGCTGACGACAACTTCTCTTCTATCGTGGCTGCTGTGGAGGAAGGCAGAGCCATCTACAACAACATGAAGCAGTTCATCCGCTACCTCATCTCCTCCAACGTCGGGGAGGTCGTCTG TATCTTCCTGACGGCTGCCCTGGGTCTGCCCGAGGCGCTGATCCCCGTGCAGCTGCTGTGGGTGAACCTGGTCACGGACGGCCTGCCCGCCACCGCCCTGGGCTTCAACCCCCCCGACCTGGACATCATGGGCAaggccccccgctcccccaagGAGCCTCTCATCTCCGGCTGGCTCTTCTTCAGATACATGGCCATCGGAG GCTATGTGGGCGCTGCCACTGTCGCTGCTGCCGCTTGGTGGTTCCTGTACGCTGATGACGGTCCCGCGGTCTCCTACTACCAGCTG TCCCACTTCATGCAGTGCCACGATGAGAACGAGGATTTCGCCGGCATCGAATGTGAAGTGTTTGAGGCTTCTCCACCCATGACCATGGCTCTGTCCGTGCTGGTCACCATCGAGATGTGCAACGCCCTCAACAG CCTGTCTGAGAACCAGTCTCTGGTGCGCATGCCTCCATGGAGCAATGGCTGGCTGGTGGGCGCCATGACTCTCTCTATGTCCCTCCACTTCATGATCATCTACGTGGACCCCCTGCCC ATGGTCTTCAAACTGACTCACTTGAACCTGGAACAGTGGATTGTGGTGCTGAAGCTGTCCTTCCCTGTCATCCTGATTGACGAGGTGCTGAAGTTCGTCGCCCGCAACTACTTGGAGG AGAAAGATGAGAATCTAGTGTCGAAGAAATGGGACtga